The Caldanaerobius fijiensis DSM 17918 DNA segment TCAGGTGGATTGGTTGCAAGCCTGCCACCTCTTATAGGCTCCATTATAACCACAGGTATACCTTTAGACGCAGCATATTTGAGGCCCTTTTCGCCAGCCTGCACGTCTACATCCATGTAGTTGTACTGTATCTGACAAAAATCCCATTTGTCATAATCATCTATAATCTGTTTAAACACATCAAATTCATCGTGGAAAGAAAAACCTATATACTTTACCTTTCCCTCGGCTTTAACCTTATCTATCCATTCAAATACATTGAGGCTTTTGTATTTATTCCACTGATCTTTATTGAGGGCATGCAGCAGATAAAAATCAATATGATCTGTCTGCAATTTCTTCAGCTGCTCATTCAGATACTTGTCCATATCTTCAGGCTTATTAACAAGCCAGGACGGTAATTTTGTGGCCAATTTAACCTTTTCCCTATAACCATCTTTGAGAGCCTTGCCTACAACCAGCTCACTATTTCCACCATGATATGGCCATGCTGTGTCTATGTAATTTACGCCGTTATCAATAGCATACCTTATCATCTCGATAGCCTTAGGCTCATCTATTTTATTGTTATCGCCATCGATGACAGGAAGCCTTATGGCGCCAAAGCCCAATGCCGAAACTTTCCAACCTGTTTTGCCAAAATCTCTGTACTGCATACACAACCTCCTTCATAATTTATAAAAGAATTTAAATATAAATATACATAAATAATTATAGCATAACATTTATATTATGTAAATAATGTTAAAAAAACAACAGTGTTGTAGCTAGGACTGGGATTTTTTGAAATAAGCGTTTAAAATCGTTACTATTGTGATGCCGATTATACCTCCGACGACAGCCGTAAACAATTGCGGTAGTGTAAATGCCTGCACAATCTTCACAGGAACCTTGATACCAAACCACTGGAGTACGTATTTAACAGATGCTGACAGCCAGAGAAATTTGATAAGGCTTCCTGCAATAAATCCTATTATCTTGTTTTTAATACAGGAGTACAGCCAAACATAAAGGCCATTGCCCACCATTATAAAGGGAATAAGTACGGGAAAACCCATAATTCCCACTATGAACGCTATTATAGGCGTCAACAAACCTATGGATATGCCTGACCATACGCCTACAACCCCAGCTGATATTATCAGCATAGCGTTCACTGCTGAACCCGTTATCAGCTGTGGCATTTTCAAAAACTGCACAATTATCGTAAGGGCAAGCAACAACGCCGTCCTGGTAATAAACCGCACATCGACATTTACGCCTTTATTCATAAAATATCCCCCCTCGTATAATATGATTTGTAATCAACCAAAAAGGTCGACCTTTAACAAGATTAATAAAGATCTTTGATATTTAAATATTGTTTCTTT contains these protein-coding regions:
- a CDS encoding aldo/keto reductase encodes the protein MQYRDFGKTGWKVSALGFGAIRLPVIDGDNNKIDEPKAIEMIRYAIDNGVNYIDTAWPYHGGNSELVVGKALKDGYREKVKLATKLPSWLVNKPEDMDKYLNEQLKKLQTDHIDFYLLHALNKDQWNKYKSLNVFEWIDKVKAEGKVKYIGFSFHDEFDVFKQIIDDYDKWDFCQIQYNYMDVDVQAGEKGLKYAASKGIPVVIMEPIRGGRLATNPPEPIKELWNTAKIKRSPAEWALQWLWNQPEVTVVLSGMSTMEQVKENIESASRSGVNSLTAEELQLIEKVRNKYKELSPVACTGCNYCMPCPNGVNIPRNFSVYNEAHMYNSYEDSKREYNWLGEAKASSCVECGNCESTCPQHLPIIELLKDVAAYFEKA
- a CDS encoding ECF transporter S component encodes the protein MNKGVNVDVRFITRTALLLALTIIVQFLKMPQLITGSAVNAMLIISAGVVGVWSGISIGLLTPIIAFIVGIMGFPVLIPFIMVGNGLYVWLYSCIKNKIIGFIAGSLIKFLWLSASVKYVLQWFGIKVPVKIVQAFTLPQLFTAVVGGIIGITIVTILNAYFKKSQS